One Bifidobacterium crudilactis genomic region harbors:
- a CDS encoding Rne/Rng family ribonuclease, protein MPKEQNNGLGNADANNMNADSAGNESVNEANSNAAADSTNSAATGSKRRRTGRRVVRVAGAAGAAVPVKVEGAPHPKAEHAENSDATQQGSQADGNDRHSEGQAEAHASEPKRRRSRRKTSSQVNADSDAGRKTDAPSAASESKDDEPGRIDATGRSSSRRGKSAQNPTSGRQASSSKSRARADIVEFEEPVVEDEESRGRRRGRGRAHEQQTEDPQDRSQRAAKAVDAIKFLQVDTAHSADKQTDHKASHSKPMISPLFQEPVLPAASSHPVDTDHSDSDDTEESPSASRRGNAKRGRNHRRHETTIEIIERGGKSIHDSADARDYDSTENTDEDDNRDEEHSGHSRRSRRMNAQERRAAAEVGQIEDDLEYDEIPYDPIDDDTRAAKRSRRSRTRSSEAEENTTRHARHSESEQDEEQGDGRKHRSYSRDTDDDDNDSTVTRRRRRRRGSVKASEEESSEQSGSKRSRKQQYIDEITNIEGSTRLEAKRQRRRDNRRDRSRQTQLIEQDFLARRENVDRAMVVREKEQHTQISVVEDNILVEHYVSDIQEVATVGNIYLGRVQNVLPSMEAAFVDIGQARNGVLYAGEVNWDSARLDGQPRRIELAFKSGDPVLVQVTKDPIGHKGARLTSQVTLAGRFLVLVPSGGMTGVSRKLSEHERSRLKGIVTKIAPKDMGVIIRTAADHASEEAITKDLENLVRQWESVESKRDSAKNHKKPKLLKGEPDVAIRVVRDIFNDDFNELIVEGDKVYERISEYLDSMAPDLREKLTKWDPADHEGADVFDRWQIDGQLRKGMERQVYLPSGGSLVIDRTEAMTTIDVNTGRFIGKGKSLEETVTRCNLEASEEIARQLRLRDIGGMVMIDYVDMVMQANRDLVLRRLVECLARDRTKHQVAEVTSLGLVQMTRKRVGQGLVEAFSEECPTCKGRGFILHDEPTISASSDDPYAVKGGDPFIKSTPKHHAQPKDSAAPKGSSPDVKAKLAKIAAAAQSSSEDAD, encoded by the coding sequence GTGCCCAAGGAACAGAACAACGGCCTCGGCAACGCTGACGCCAACAATATGAATGCCGATTCAGCAGGCAACGAATCCGTGAATGAAGCGAATTCGAACGCTGCTGCAGACTCCACGAATTCGGCGGCAACAGGAAGCAAACGACGCAGAACAGGACGACGCGTGGTGCGTGTGGCCGGGGCTGCAGGAGCCGCCGTGCCCGTTAAGGTCGAAGGTGCGCCGCATCCGAAGGCCGAACACGCGGAGAATTCCGACGCGACGCAGCAAGGCAGCCAGGCCGACGGAAACGACCGTCATAGTGAGGGGCAGGCAGAAGCTCATGCGTCAGAGCCGAAGCGTCGTAGGAGCCGTCGAAAGACCTCATCACAGGTAAACGCGGATAGCGATGCCGGGCGTAAAACCGATGCTCCATCAGCAGCGTCGGAGAGCAAGGATGATGAGCCCGGTCGTATCGATGCCACGGGCAGAAGCTCATCCAGACGAGGAAAAAGCGCACAGAATCCGACATCAGGACGGCAGGCGTCGTCTTCGAAGAGCCGGGCACGCGCCGATATCGTGGAATTTGAAGAGCCCGTCGTCGAAGATGAAGAGTCCCGTGGCAGGCGTCGTGGCCGTGGCCGCGCCCACGAGCAGCAGACCGAAGACCCGCAGGACCGCAGTCAGCGGGCCGCCAAGGCTGTCGATGCCATCAAATTCCTGCAAGTCGACACCGCACACTCCGCAGACAAGCAGACCGACCATAAGGCTTCGCACAGCAAGCCGATGATCTCCCCGCTGTTCCAAGAACCCGTTCTGCCTGCCGCATCCAGCCACCCAGTCGACACTGACCACAGCGACAGCGACGACACTGAGGAAAGCCCTAGCGCTTCACGAAGGGGTAACGCCAAACGAGGCAGGAATCACCGGCGTCATGAAACCACGATCGAAATCATCGAACGTGGAGGCAAGAGCATCCACGATTCAGCCGATGCCCGCGACTACGACTCGACGGAGAACACCGACGAGGACGACAACAGGGACGAGGAGCATTCCGGGCATTCACGCCGTTCTCGCAGAATGAACGCACAGGAACGTCGTGCCGCAGCCGAGGTCGGGCAGATTGAGGACGACCTCGAATACGACGAGATACCATACGACCCCATCGATGACGACACCCGTGCGGCCAAACGATCCAGACGTTCGCGTACACGTTCCTCCGAAGCTGAAGAAAACACCACACGTCATGCTCGGCACTCTGAGTCCGAGCAGGATGAAGAACAAGGCGATGGCAGAAAACACCGCTCGTACAGCAGAGACACGGATGACGATGACAATGATTCCACCGTCACACGTCGCCGTCGTCGCCGCCGCGGCAGCGTGAAGGCGTCGGAAGAGGAAAGCTCGGAGCAGAGCGGTTCGAAACGCTCGCGCAAGCAGCAGTACATCGATGAAATCACCAACATCGAAGGGTCCACCCGTCTCGAAGCAAAACGTCAGCGCCGTCGGGACAACCGTCGCGACCGTTCACGGCAGACGCAGCTCATAGAACAGGATTTCCTAGCACGCCGCGAGAACGTCGACCGGGCCATGGTGGTGCGCGAAAAGGAACAGCACACCCAGATTTCGGTTGTCGAAGACAACATACTGGTGGAACATTACGTCTCGGACATCCAGGAAGTGGCCACGGTAGGCAACATCTATCTCGGTCGCGTGCAGAACGTCCTGCCGAGCATGGAAGCCGCCTTCGTGGACATCGGGCAGGCCCGCAACGGCGTGCTGTACGCCGGTGAGGTCAACTGGGACAGCGCACGTCTTGACGGACAGCCTCGCCGCATCGAACTGGCGTTCAAATCCGGTGACCCTGTGCTCGTGCAGGTCACCAAAGACCCCATCGGGCATAAGGGCGCACGCCTGACTTCACAGGTGACGCTCGCAGGCCGCTTCCTCGTGTTGGTCCCCTCGGGAGGCATGACCGGCGTCAGCCGCAAGCTGTCCGAGCATGAACGTTCACGCCTCAAGGGCATCGTCACCAAGATCGCGCCCAAGGATATGGGTGTCATCATCCGTACGGCTGCCGATCACGCCAGCGAGGAAGCCATCACCAAAGACCTCGAAAACCTGGTGAGGCAGTGGGAAAGCGTCGAAAGCAAGCGCGACTCGGCGAAGAACCATAAGAAGCCGAAACTCCTCAAGGGAGAACCGGATGTGGCCATCCGCGTCGTGCGCGATATTTTCAACGATGACTTCAACGAACTCATCGTCGAAGGCGACAAGGTCTACGAACGAATCAGCGAATATCTCGATTCGATGGCTCCCGACTTGCGCGAGAAACTCACCAAGTGGGACCCGGCGGACCATGAGGGAGCAGATGTATTCGACCGTTGGCAGATTGACGGACAGTTGCGTAAAGGCATGGAACGTCAGGTGTATCTGCCCAGCGGAGGCTCGCTGGTCATCGACCGTACCGAAGCCATGACCACCATCGACGTCAACACAGGACGCTTCATCGGCAAAGGCAAGTCCCTTGAGGAAACGGTTACGCGCTGCAACCTCGAAGCCTCCGAGGAAATCGCCCGACAGCTCAGGCTCAGAGATATCGGCGGCATGGTCATGATTGATTACGTGGACATGGTGATGCAGGCCAACCGTGACCTCGTGCTGCGACGCCTGGTCGAATGCCTTGCACGAGACCGGACCAAGCATCAGGTCGCCGAAGTGACCTCCCTCGGTTTGGTGCAGATGACACGCAAACGCGTCGGCCAGGGGCTTGTGGAGGCCTTCTCCGAGGAGTGCCCGACCTGCAAGGGACGTGGCTTCATTCTCCATGACGAGCCGACCATTTCCGCGTCGTCTGACGACCCGTATGCGGTGAAGGGTGGAGACCCCTTCATCAAGTCGACTCCCAAGCACCATGCGCAGCCCAAGGACAGCGCGGCCCCCAAGGGTTCGTCCCCTGACGTCAAGGCCAAGCTGGCAAAGATTGCTGCTGCGGCTCAGTCGTCATCGGAGGATGCCGACTGA
- a CDS encoding isopeptide-forming domain-containing fimbrial protein encodes MSANGMNQTQVLSSSDSLRLTFVDGAAGSLSNASAVAVKSRLTLSGSHGLQDGFGFKLVDPAEPTKVVASGLSASGVVDVSELPGVVSGKAYDVYWWGQENGSADTGWSNRATEPQMTSLTFTIPSYGIELTGRSDGALTAYRIGEYRDEVFDQTGALKSVMLNTPSGLGTVLKDTAESAGGGDVDADNPVGWVASRWLGYPTDPLSDDVTSAFSPYAGSLQVFAQELAKDTGGLGASAGSLPAGTFSTLRTETLTVSGPGLYLIVDSTQSSGGSLPIIVGSKVFNEALEDVVEDGMVDFADAGVKGKPRLGQAVLKTSVTDVSKRVVNDAGLDGFDVGSEVEFEIALRVPDLSGLSGVTYDAYEFKVEDTAAPGLTLPAASGVKVLVDVPSPDTDVTNTSGLSIGVSGQILTVNGLKAVFAEDSGGHVANMATIPVGSLMRIRYAAVLNTGASFSAPGGGGLDPNENTVTLTRSTSDGDTESRTASANAYAFKVDLVKVDKDDTSTALGGAKFEVSRGGQALKFTKVSAGVYRLDASGGTEVVTHTDGMLTLLGVEARELSFRETQAPSGYFTVSDFMVEVVPVWNADASEVTVASYRTGGTNLAYVSQDGRSVTVADPSKSLTNLPYTGGVGILLLLIIGGVFLVFAVRPYYLSHRAEATANILI; translated from the coding sequence TTGTCAGCGAACGGTATGAATCAAACCCAGGTTCTGTCCTCGTCAGATTCGTTGCGGTTGACGTTTGTGGATGGTGCAGCTGGTTCCTTGAGTAATGCATCGGCCGTGGCGGTGAAGAGCAGGTTGACGTTGTCTGGTTCGCATGGCTTGCAGGATGGTTTCGGGTTCAAACTTGTTGATCCTGCTGAACCTACGAAGGTTGTGGCGTCCGGGTTGTCGGCTTCTGGTGTGGTAGACGTGTCCGAGCTGCCGGGTGTGGTGTCTGGTAAGGCGTATGACGTGTATTGGTGGGGTCAGGAGAACGGGAGCGCGGATACTGGTTGGTCGAACAGGGCTACCGAGCCGCAGATGACATCGCTGACGTTCACGATTCCTTCCTATGGTATCGAGTTGACGGGTCGGTCTGATGGTGCGTTGACGGCGTACAGAATCGGTGAGTACAGGGATGAGGTGTTCGACCAGACTGGTGCGCTCAAGAGTGTGATGTTGAATACGCCGTCTGGCTTAGGCACGGTGTTGAAGGATACTGCCGAGTCTGCTGGTGGTGGTGATGTGGATGCGGATAATCCTGTTGGTTGGGTGGCGTCTCGGTGGCTTGGGTATCCGACTGACCCGTTGTCGGATGATGTGACTTCGGCGTTTAGCCCGTATGCGGGGAGTTTGCAGGTGTTCGCCCAGGAGTTGGCGAAGGATACCGGGGGTTTGGGTGCTTCTGCGGGGAGTCTGCCTGCTGGCACGTTCTCGACGCTGAGGACGGAGACGCTTACGGTGTCTGGTCCGGGCTTGTATCTGATCGTGGATTCGACGCAGTCGTCTGGTGGTTCTCTGCCGATTATCGTGGGGTCGAAGGTGTTCAACGAGGCGTTGGAGGATGTGGTCGAGGACGGGATGGTGGATTTCGCTGACGCGGGTGTGAAGGGCAAGCCTCGATTGGGTCAGGCCGTGTTGAAGACGAGCGTCACGGATGTGTCCAAGCGTGTGGTGAATGATGCGGGGTTGGATGGTTTCGATGTGGGCTCAGAGGTGGAGTTTGAGATTGCGTTGCGGGTGCCTGATTTGAGTGGGTTGTCTGGTGTCACGTATGACGCGTATGAGTTCAAGGTCGAGGACACGGCTGCACCCGGGTTGACGTTGCCTGCCGCGTCCGGGGTGAAAGTGTTGGTGGATGTGCCGTCGCCGGACACCGATGTGACGAATACGAGTGGGTTGTCTATCGGTGTGTCTGGTCAGATATTGACTGTAAACGGGTTGAAGGCCGTGTTCGCTGAGGATTCGGGTGGTCATGTGGCGAACATGGCCACGATTCCTGTGGGTTCCCTGATGCGCATCCGCTATGCGGCGGTGCTGAACACGGGCGCGTCGTTTTCCGCTCCCGGTGGTGGCGGGTTGGACCCGAATGAGAACACTGTGACGCTGACGCGTTCCACGAGCGACGGTGATACGGAGTCGAGGACCGCGTCGGCGAACGCGTATGCGTTCAAAGTGGACCTGGTGAAGGTGGACAAGGACGACACCTCGACAGCTCTTGGCGGCGCGAAGTTCGAGGTGAGTCGTGGCGGGCAGGCGCTCAAGTTCACGAAGGTGTCTGCTGGCGTGTATCGCTTGGATGCCTCGGGCGGTACCGAGGTGGTGACGCATACGGATGGCATGCTCACGTTGCTGGGTGTGGAGGCCCGTGAACTCTCCTTCAGGGAGACCCAGGCCCCGTCGGGCTACTTCACGGTGTCCGATTTCATGGTGGAGGTGGTGCCGGTGTGGAATGCGGATGCCAGCGAGGTGACGGTGGCCTCGTATCGCACCGGTGGCACGAACCTCGCGTATGTGTCTCAGGATGGGCGCAGCGTGACGGTGGCCGACCCGTCGAAGAGTCTGACGAACCTGCCGTACACGGGTGGCGTCGGCATCCTGCTCCTGCTGATTATCGGCGGCGTGTTCCTGGTGTTCGCGGTACGCCCGTACTACCTGTCCCACCGGGCCGAAGCCACCGCCAACATCCTCATATGA